TACAAGGGCTTGAGCATTCCCGCCTTCGAACAGATCAAAGATTCCATCACGTCTCATCGTGGCTGCTATGGAGGCTGCAATTTCTGTGCCATATCGTGCCATCAGGGCAGAGCGGTTCAATCCAGATCATCAGGCTCGATCATATCCGAAAGTCTGCGTCTGATAAGACGTAAACGAAGCGGGAAAACCACGATCTCAGATATCGGCGGTCCGACTGCAAATATGTATGCTTCCTCTTGCAAGCTGAAGTTTCCCCCTTCCTGCAAAAGACTTTCCTGCGTCTATCCGGGTGTCTGTGCAAATCTGATGATGGATCACGACGCCCAGCTTCGCCTCCTGGCGGAAGTGGAGGCGCAGGACGGCATCGGGCATGTCTTTATCGCCTCCGGCATCCGGCACGACTTGGCGGTGAATAGCAAAGCATACATTAGCGCCATCGCCACAAAATATACCGGCGGCAGGCTCAAGCTCGCCCCCGAACACTGCGTGCCAAAGGTTTTACGCCTGATGGGAAAGCCCGTGATCGAAAGCTATGAAACTTTCAGTAAGGAGTTTTTCGCGGCATGTAATCAGGCGGGCTTGAAACGCCAGATCGTTCCCTATATCATCATCGGGCACCCGGGAACCACTATCCAGGATGCTATCGAATTGCGCAAGTGGCTGATAAAAAACACCATCCGCATCGAACAAGTGCAGGAGTTTACTCCCACGCCGATGACCATCAGCACCTGTATGTACTTTACCGGTATGGATTTTGAAACCGGAGCACCCATCGAAATCCCCAAACCATCGGAAGTCCGAAAACAAAAAGAACTCGCCCTTTGGCATCTTTTCGATGCGTCAAGCCCCTTTCATGCCAAAGCCAAAAAACTAACTCATTAAACGCTAACTCATTGTAGGCTAACTTATTGCAGGATTCTCCGCAGGATCGGCATGCTGCGCTACATCCTTAGCATTACGGAGTCAATACGGACTTAGCCCGTAATCTGGAGTTTGGACATTTTTCATTGATTTACACAGTATTTAGCTCCTAATCCGAGTTTTATTCCCAGCCTCTTCTGAAGCTCCGGTGAGTTGTGCAACTCTTTTCTCATTAAATTAAGTAAGTCGTTGCATGATGGTCTGGTAGAGCCATTTCTCCACTTTGGCAAAGGCAGGTAATCATTGCCTCTTTCATGACCAAAACACTTCTGGCTGGCCAGTAGCACTACACTATACGCTGCTATCAGCAATGCAGGTTGTTTTTCCACTGATTTCACGTTCCAAACTTGTGCTTGTCCCACGCCAATGTTGTTCTTTTCATCGCGGTGGTTGACTTCTATTTCCCAGCGGTTGATGTATTGTTGGATCAGGATAACTGCTTTCAGAGTCAGGTTATCGGTGAGCAAGTATGCTTGTCGTTTATACAATTGTTTCCTGCCGGACGATTTGTAGGGACGAGGGGATATAACAATCAAGCGCAACTCTTTTCTGCCGGCTCCTCTTTGCCAGTAGACACCTTTAACGTCTTTATAACGCACATTGCGATACTTCTTTCCAATGATCAACTTCGCTTCCTGGTATGGTATCGATTGATCCTGGTACACTGAGTGAGGACTGAACTTTTCTGTCGAATAAAAACGGCGTGTGCCGCCCTCAGCTCTGAAACAAAGGCTTGCATCCTTTCTGCATCTGGCAATGACGTCAGTCCTGTCAAATTCTGCCTTCCATACAGTCTTGTTACAGAATGAACCATCGACAACCATAAGCAGTCTCTTATCTGCTGCTCCGGCTTCATCAAAGCTAACTCTTAGGTCATGTGTCACATCGACAAAGGCATGGCTCATATTTTTCGTCTTCTTGGCAATTTTGTACTCACGGATTTCTTCTACGGTAGCTCTCTTCCCCGGTTTTTTGAGTGCCGGGACATTGATCGCCCAAACAGGTATTCCACGGCTT
The sequence above is a segment of the Candidatus Cloacimonadaceae bacterium genome. Coding sequences within it:
- a CDS encoding YgiQ family radical SAM protein gives rise to the protein MPFLPASADEMKSLGWTSVDIILISGDAYVDHPGFGTAIIGRVLEAAGYKVGIIAQPDWRKDEDFLCLGVPRLFFGVSAGNMDSMVNHYTAQRKLRHNDAYSPDGKSGMRPDRATMIYTNILKRLFKTTPIVLGGIEASLRRIAQYDFWQDKIRNSILSDSKADLIVYGMGESAILEIAAALDKGKSANDIDSVPGTVVMQNQAPQQDDSEDSMILPDADHCKDKETFHQMTKLFFKHHQSRVLYQKNGGRWIKHNPPAKPLETNDLDRIYALPFEYAPHPRYKGLSIPAFEQIKDSITSHRGCYGGCNFCAISCHQGRAVQSRSSGSIISESLRLIRRKRSGKTTISDIGGPTANMYASSCKLKFPPSCKRLSCVYPGVCANLMMDHDAQLRLLAEVEAQDGIGHVFIASGIRHDLAVNSKAYISAIATKYTGGRLKLAPEHCVPKVLRLMGKPVIESYETFSKEFFAACNQAGLKRQIVPYIIIGHPGTTIQDAIELRKWLIKNTIRIEQVQEFTPTPMTISTCMYFTGMDFETGAPIEIPKPSEVRKQKELALWHLFDASSPFHAKAKKLTH